DNA from Luteolibacter yonseiensis:
CCGGGCACATCCAGCACGATGGGGACCCGGTGCTCACCTGGGCGATCAGCAACACCACCGGAAAGCTCGACCACAAGGACAACGTTTTCCCGAACAAGGACGCGCCGGCGAACAAGATCGACCCGGTCGTGTCGCTCATCATGGCGCTGGGCAGGGCGATGACTCGGACGGAAGCGGCGGGAAGTTTCTTCTCATTCTGAAACCCGGAAAATGATCCTTGCAAAGTTTGTGAAAATTCACAATCTCAATGCCTGGACTGATGGGAATCAGACTTTTCGGCAATGGTAGAAAGACTCACCGGGAGGCGAACCCTTCCGGTGAGTCTCATCGCGTCGAAATGGCGCCGCTCCAGCAGCGGGAATTCCCGAACCGGAGGAACATTCCGGAGAAGCGATCGAGTGTCACGGAGGTGGTGGACCTGAAAAGCGGGAGGTATGCGGAGATTTTCGGCACTGCTTCCGCCGCCGGAGTGCCGGTGAATGAATCCACCGCTCTCGGCGTGTCAGCCGTGACGGCCTGCGTCGATTTGCTCTCTGGCATGATCGCGAAGCTTCCGATTTTCCTCTATCGCGACACTCCACAGGGCCCGGAGGAAGTGACCAACCACCCGGCCATCCGGCTGATTGGATCGTATCCGAGCGATCTCCAGACCTCCTTTGAGCTCCGCCAGCTTATGGAAATCGGCAAGGGACTCGGCGGGAATGGATATGCGCGGGTGTTCCGTGACGCCTTCGGAGACCCCTATTCTATTCAGTGGCTCGAACCCTGCAAGGTGAGCCCGCAGCTGGTGGAGCGGAGCAACGGCGAGAGACTCGTCGTCTATCAGGTCGATGGGAAAACGTTGACCCGGTATGACATCATCCACGTGCGTGGATTCTCCCGGGACGGGGTGAACGGTATTTCACCCATCCGGATGCTGCGGGAATCCATCGGCAATGCGCTTTCCCAGACGAAAAAGGCGGGGGACCTGATGCGCAACGGTACGCAGTTCCCGGGATTCCTCGTTACGCCGCAGAGTATATCTCCCGACAAGCTGAAGGATGCCCGTGACGAGTGGGATAAGAATTACCGTGGTGGCAACACCGGCCGGATTCCAATGATTCATGGTGGCTGGGACTTCAAGGCGACCAACGGGATGAGCATGGCCGATGCCCAGTTCCTCGACTCCCGACGCTTCGAGCTCCAGGAAATCGCCCGCCTCTACCGCATTCCGTCCTTCCTGATCGGTGACAGCACAAGCTCCACCACGTGGGGCAGCGGCATCGAGCAACAGACGCTTGGTTTCCTGAATTTTTCCTTGGATCCGCACCTTGTCGCATGGGAGCAGTCGCTCGGTATCACCCTGCTTACCACCGAGGAGCAGAAGGCCGGGTTTTATTTCCGCTTTGACCGCGACCAGCTCGCCAATGTCGCCCTGCAGGCGAAGGCCGCGTTCTACCAGACCATGCGGAACATCGGGGTTTACAGCGCGAACGACATCCGCAGGAAGATGGATGAACCCGTCATCTCGGCGGCGGACGGCGGCGACGACTACGGCCGTCCGTTCAACGCAAGCGGCGGCACTCCGCAGGAAAAACCCGAGGAAGATCCGAAGCCCGAACCCGAACCATCTCGCGCATGAAAACGAAGAACACCCGCCCCGCCAGACCGGAAGTCCGCGGTTACCACTCCCTCGAACGCCGCGACCTCACGGCGGAGGAAACCGAAGCCGGCTACATCGGCGTGCTGCGGGGTTCGATCCCATTCAACGAGGACAGCCAGGTGATGACCCGCCGCGACCGCGGCGGGAAAATGACCCGGTTCGTGGAGCGCATCACCCCTGAAACCTTCAAACGTTCGCTTGCCGAGGATACGGATATCGTCGCGACCGTCGGTCATGCGGATGATCCTCTGTCGGCTTTCGCCATCGTGAACGAGAATCTCACCTTCACCATTTCCGAGCGTTCGCTGGATTGGGAAGCCAAGGTTCCCGACACCGTCGCCGGTCGGGATCTCATGAGGCTGGTGGACATGAAGATCATCCGGGGCACCTCCTTCGAGTTCATCCCCCGCGACAATGGGGAAACGTGGGAATCCCGCGGTGGTGACATGGAGGTCCGCACGATCACCGACGCGCGGCTTTTCGAAGTGAACCCGGTGAAGTGGCCCGCCTATCTCGGCACCTCGCTGACCGTGGAAATGCGGGGCAGATATGCGGATGGCAACGCCGATTGCTACTATGATTCCTACTATGGATATCGTTGGGATTCCACGATGACCGGGCCAATCTCCTATGCCCAGGGCATGCTCGGCAGTCTCACGGCGTGGCTGACCAACTCGCTCGAATACCTGCGCGACCAGCCGGCGAGCGACCTCGCCGACTTCGCCCGCCGGCATGTTGATCAGATCGCCGCCCAAATCACGGAACTGACCGAGTGGCTCAAGACCAACGGTGCCAACTCCGACACCGAGCAAGGCGACGTGGCGACCCGCGCGCTTGAAGAATTTCGCAAGGAAGCCCGGAAGACGGGCAACGACACGGAAACCCGCAGCGTGGCCCACTGGGAACGGCGCCTCGCACTCACCAGCAAGCATCCCACCGCCTGAAAACACATCAGACCGCTGAGAAGCGGACACACACATGAAACTGAAACAACTGCAAGAAAAGCGCGGATCGCTGATGAAGCAATGCCGTGAAATCCTCGACAAGGCCCAGGCCGAAACCCGCAGCCTCACCCCCGACGAGCAGAGCAAGCTCGCCGAGCTGGAGACTGAAATGGACGGGGTGAACTCCACCCTTGAAGCCGAAGTCCGCCAACTCGCCCGCGAGTCCGCGAACCCGGTCCAACTGAACCGCCAGGAGCAACGCTCCGTTGACCGCTTCGACCTCGGCGTGACGCTTCGCTCTCTCGCGAACGGCACCGCGCTCGAGGGCGTGGAGTTGGAGATGGTCCAGGAGGGAACGAAGGAAGCGCGTGATGCGGGCATTCCGTCCAATCGCGGGGTGATGCTTCCGAGCATGCTCGTTTGCCGCGGCCGTGAAAACCGCGACATGACCGCGACCGGGACCACCTCCACCACCGGCGACCAGGGCGGCCAGTCCATCCAGACGGAAGTTCGCGGCCTGATCGGTGATTTCTACAACCGGTCCATCATGGCTTCCATGGGAGCGACGGTGCTCTCCGGTCTGACCGGAAACCTCAACCTTCCCCGCTTCATCCAAGGAACGGCGGCCGCGAAGAAAGCGGAGAACGCCTCCGCCGACGAGGTGAGCCCCACCCTGGCCACGCTCTCGCTGCAACCCAAGCGCCTGCCGGCGTTCATCGATCTCTCCGACCAGCTGCTCATGCAATCCTCCTCGAACATCGAGGCCTTCGTGCGCGCGCAGCTCATCCTGCAGATGCTCGCCACCCAGGAAGTGGCATTCTTCCACGGTACCGGCACCAACGAAGCGAACGGCCTCGCTGGAACCTCGGGCATCGGTTCGGTGGCAGGCGGCACCAACGGCGCGGCTCCCACCTACGCCCACATGCTGGCACTCGAAGAAGCCATCGACGCGGTCAACGCGCTGAGCGGTAACCTCGGTTACGCATCGAACGGCCAGATCCGGAAGAAGCTCAAGCAGACGCTGGAGAATCCCTCCGCGACGGATAACGGATGGGTGCTCAACAAGGAAAACCGCATCAA
Protein-coding regions in this window:
- a CDS encoding HK97 family phage prohead protease; the encoded protein is MKTKNTRPARPEVRGYHSLERRDLTAEETEAGYIGVLRGSIPFNEDSQVMTRRDRGGKMTRFVERITPETFKRSLAEDTDIVATVGHADDPLSAFAIVNENLTFTISERSLDWEAKVPDTVAGRDLMRLVDMKIIRGTSFEFIPRDNGETWESRGGDMEVRTITDARLFEVNPVKWPAYLGTSLTVEMRGRYADGNADCYYDSYYGYRWDSTMTGPISYAQGMLGSLTAWLTNSLEYLRDQPASDLADFARRHVDQIAAQITELTEWLKTNGANSDTEQGDVATRALEEFRKEARKTGNDTETRSVAHWERRLALTSKHPTA
- a CDS encoding phage portal protein, with translation MAPLQQREFPNRRNIPEKRSSVTEVVDLKSGRYAEIFGTASAAGVPVNESTALGVSAVTACVDLLSGMIAKLPIFLYRDTPQGPEEVTNHPAIRLIGSYPSDLQTSFELRQLMEIGKGLGGNGYARVFRDAFGDPYSIQWLEPCKVSPQLVERSNGERLVVYQVDGKTLTRYDIIHVRGFSRDGVNGISPIRMLRESIGNALSQTKKAGDLMRNGTQFPGFLVTPQSISPDKLKDARDEWDKNYRGGNTGRIPMIHGGWDFKATNGMSMADAQFLDSRRFELQEIARLYRIPSFLIGDSTSSTTWGSGIEQQTLGFLNFSLDPHLVAWEQSLGITLLTTEEQKAGFYFRFDRDQLANVALQAKAAFYQTMRNIGVYSANDIRRKMDEPVISAADGGDDYGRPFNASGGTPQEKPEEDPKPEPEPSRA
- a CDS encoding phage major capsid protein, translated to MKLKQLQEKRGSLMKQCREILDKAQAETRSLTPDEQSKLAELETEMDGVNSTLEAEVRQLARESANPVQLNRQEQRSVDRFDLGVTLRSLANGTALEGVELEMVQEGTKEARDAGIPSNRGVMLPSMLVCRGRENRDMTATGTTSTTGDQGGQSIQTEVRGLIGDFYNRSIMASMGATVLSGLTGNLNLPRFIQGTAAAKKAENASADEVSPTLATLSLQPKRLPAFIDLSDQLLMQSSSNIEAFVRAQLILQMLATQEVAFFHGTGTNEANGLAGTSGIGSVAGGTNGAAPTYAHMLALEEAIDAVNALSGNLGYASNGQIRKKLKQTLENPSATDNGWVLNKENRINGYRAEFSNAISRTLTKGTANAVASAIFFGNWSDYIIAYWGGLNLELIRDSTNAKTGMHCLVANTYYDGGVIRPKSFSAMLDALGA